One Campylobacter sp. MIT 12-8780 DNA window includes the following coding sequences:
- the pyrF gene encoding orotidine-5'-phosphate decarboxylase yields MKLCVALDVASFNECIKLAKELQGLNLWLKVGMRSFYRDGKALLEELKKLDFRLFLDLKLYDIPNTMSDACKELANLGVDMINLHASAGKTALSECMDTLNALPSRPLVLGVSALTSFDEQSFKQIYKQDINQAVVSFSRLAYEAGLDGMVCSAFESKMIKEHTNEKFLTLTPGIRPFKEANDDQKRVADLEFAKIALSDFIVVGRPIYKDKEPRRVCEKILAVINQA; encoded by the coding sequence ATGAAACTTTGCGTAGCGCTTGATGTGGCAAGTTTTAATGAGTGCATAAAATTAGCCAAAGAGCTACAAGGGCTTAATCTATGGCTGAAAGTGGGTATGAGAAGCTTTTATAGAGATGGCAAGGCTTTGCTTGAGGAGCTTAAAAAGCTTGATTTTAGGCTTTTTTTAGATTTAAAGCTTTATGATATACCAAATACTATGAGTGATGCTTGCAAAGAGCTTGCAAATTTAGGCGTTGATATGATAAATTTGCATGCAAGTGCTGGAAAAACAGCATTAAGTGAGTGTATGGATACTTTAAACGCCCTTCCTTCTCGCCCTTTAGTGTTAGGCGTATCAGCTCTTACAAGCTTTGATGAACAAAGCTTTAAGCAAATTTATAAGCAAGATATCAATCAAGCAGTTGTTAGCTTTTCAAGGCTTGCCTATGAAGCTGGACTTGATGGAATGGTGTGTTCGGCTTTTGAAAGTAAGATGATTAAAGAGCATACCAATGAAAAATTTCTTACCCTAACGCCGGGCATTCGTCCTTTTAAAGAAGCAAATGATGATCAAAAAAGAGTGGCTGATCTTGAATTTGCTAAAATTGCTCTAAGCGATTTTATAGTTGTTGGACGCCCTATTTATAAAGATAAAGAACCAAGAAGAGTATGTGAAAAAATTCTTGCTGTGATAAATCAAGCTTAA
- the nusB gene encoding transcription antitermination factor NusB codes for MATRHQARKSVVSLLYASDLSGENQAFIDEFLEQNKIRNEQKSFALALYDGVKVNLNALDTNLQANLKEFDRLSKVELAILRLSVYELLFSDTDKAIIINEAIELGKELGNENSSKLINAVLDTIIKAKK; via the coding sequence ATGGCGACGCGTCATCAAGCACGAAAAAGTGTGGTTTCGCTACTTTATGCAAGCGATTTAAGCGGAGAAAATCAAGCTTTTATCGATGAATTTTTAGAACAAAATAAAATTCGCAACGAGCAAAAAAGCTTTGCTCTGGCTTTATATGATGGTGTAAAAGTGAATTTAAATGCCTTAGATACGAATTTACAAGCCAATCTTAAAGAATTTGATCGCCTCAGTAAAGTAGAACTTGCGATACTTCGTTTAAGTGTGTATGAACTGCTTTTTAGTGATACAGATAAAGCTATCATCATTAATGAAGCCATAGAACTTGGCAAAGAACTTGGCAATGAAAACTCCTCAAAGCTCATTAATGCTGTGCTTGATACGATTATAAAGGCGAAAAAATGA
- the ribH gene encoding 6,7-dimethyl-8-ribityllumazine synthase encodes MKILEGKLALKGSEKIAIINARFNHIITDRLVEGAKDAFLRHGGKEENLSLILVPGAFEIPFVLKMAIESKKFDAIACVGAVIRGSTPHFDYVSAETTKGIANVSLAHQVPVSFGVLTTDTIEQAIERAGSKAGNKGFEAMTTLIEILNLKQSFKG; translated from the coding sequence ATGAAAATTTTAGAAGGAAAACTTGCCCTTAAAGGAAGTGAAAAAATCGCTATCATCAATGCAAGGTTTAATCATATCATCACTGATCGTTTGGTTGAGGGAGCAAAAGATGCTTTTTTAAGACATGGAGGCAAGGAAGAAAATCTTAGCCTCATACTTGTGCCCGGAGCCTTTGAAATCCCTTTCGTGCTTAAAATGGCGATTGAAAGTAAGAAATTTGACGCTATAGCTTGCGTTGGAGCAGTTATTCGTGGCTCAACGCCTCATTTTGACTATGTTTCAGCTGAAACGACTAAAGGTATAGCCAATGTAAGCTTGGCACACCAAGTGCCGGTAAGTTTTGGCGTGCTTACTACTGATACTATCGAGCAAGCTATCGAGCGAGCCGGATCAAAAGCTGGAAATAAAGGCTTTGAGGCGATGACAACTTTAATAGAAATTCTAAATCTCAAACAAAGCTTCAAGGGCTAA
- a CDS encoding SDR family NAD(P)-dependent oxidoreductase — translation MHYTLITGASSGLGEAFAKVFAKEGHNLILVARREERLERLKQELSKTYANLQIITLKCDLSKENEVLKLYENVRQYDIRLWINNAGFGDYSSVAKQDLSKISQMIELNIKALTILSTLYVRDYEQKDACLINISSAGGYTIVPNAVSYCASKFYVSSFSEGLALELKDKPLKVKVLAPAATKTEFGALASGNAAYDYDASFAKYHTSEQMAEFLLQLYKSDKIVGWVDRKSFEFRLQEPRFDYAGQR, via the coding sequence ATGCATTACACTTTAATCACAGGAGCAAGCTCTGGTTTGGGTGAGGCTTTTGCTAAAGTTTTTGCCAAAGAAGGACACAATCTTATCTTAGTCGCCAGAAGAGAAGAAAGATTAGAGCGCCTAAAACAAGAGCTTAGTAAGACTTATGCGAATTTACAAATCATTACTTTAAAATGCGATTTAAGCAAAGAAAATGAAGTATTAAAGCTTTATGAAAATGTGCGTCAATACGACATTAGGCTTTGGATTAATAACGCTGGTTTTGGTGATTATTCAAGTGTAGCCAAGCAAGATTTAAGCAAAATTTCACAAATGATAGAGCTTAACATTAAAGCTTTGACCATACTTAGCACGCTTTATGTAAGAGATTATGAGCAAAAGGACGCTTGCCTTATCAATATAAGCTCAGCAGGCGGTTACACCATAGTGCCAAATGCTGTAAGTTATTGCGCGAGCAAATTTTATGTGAGTAGTTTTAGCGAAGGGCTGGCTTTAGAGCTAAAAGATAAGCCTTTAAAAGTCAAGGTTTTAGCTCCAGCAGCGACTAAGACTGAATTTGGGGCATTAGCAAGTGGGAACGCGGCTTATGATTATGACGCAAGCTTTGCTAAATACCATACAAGCGAGCAAATGGCTGAGTTTTTGTTACAACTTTACAAAAGCGATAAAATCGTAGGCTGGGTAGATAGAAAAAGCTTTGAGTTTCGTTTGCAAGAGCCTAGATTTGACTATGCTGGGCAGAGATGA
- the kdsA gene encoding 3-deoxy-8-phosphooctulonate synthase produces MQKMILIAGPCAIESKELVFSVAEALKDLANDEKIDFYFKSSFDKANRTSIESFRGVGLDEGLRILEAVKAEFGMKILTDIHESSQAKPVAEVVDVLQIPAFLCRQTDLLVAAAQTRAKVNIKKGQFLSPNDIRYSVKKVLQTRGEVNEGYEAALKNGVFVAERGSSFGYGNLVVDMRSLVIMREFAPVVFDATHSVQMPGLGGGKSSGKSEFIEPLARAAAAVGVDGFFFETHINPCEALCDGDNQLTPARLKACVEMLLRIDEIIHKN; encoded by the coding sequence ATGCAAAAGATGATACTTATAGCTGGACCTTGTGCGATAGAGAGTAAAGAGCTTGTTTTTAGCGTGGCTGAAGCTTTAAAGGACTTGGCAAATGATGAAAAGATAGACTTTTATTTTAAATCAAGCTTTGATAAGGCAAATCGCACCAGCATAGAAAGCTTCAGAGGGGTAGGACTTGATGAAGGTTTGCGTATCTTAGAGGCTGTAAAAGCTGAATTTGGTATGAAAATCCTTACTGATATACATGAAAGCAGTCAAGCAAAACCTGTAGCTGAGGTAGTAGATGTGCTTCAAATTCCAGCCTTTTTATGCAGACAAACTGACTTGCTTGTCGCAGCAGCACAAACAAGAGCAAAGGTAAATATCAAAAAAGGACAATTTTTAAGCCCAAATGACATTAGATACAGCGTAAAAAAAGTGCTTCAAACAAGAGGCGAAGTAAATGAAGGCTATGAAGCAGCCCTCAAAAATGGGGTTTTTGTAGCAGAGAGAGGCTCAAGTTTTGGTTATGGGAATTTAGTCGTGGATATGAGAAGTTTAGTTATCATGCGTGAGTTTGCTCCTGTGGTGTTTGATGCTACACATAGCGTGCAAATGCCCGGACTTGGCGGAGGAAAAAGCAGTGGAAAGAGCGAATTTATAGAGCCTCTAGCAAGAGCTGCTGCTGCAGTTGGTGTTGATGGCTTTTTCTTTGAAACGCATATCAATCCTTGTGAAGCTTTATGTGACGGGGATAATCAACTCACCCCAGCAAGATTAAAAGCTTGCGTTGAAATGCTTTTAAGGATAGATGAAATCATACATAAAAATTAA
- a CDS encoding DMT family transporter gives MLRVIKHNLGVYFMVIACLDFALVGACAKILSEELPSIEIMFFRNIIGVFFMLYMISKLKIHKEEGHFWLLVFRGVVGTLSLYLFFYNVSHISLGGAFAFQKTSPIFITLIAFFVFKENIGLKGVFAILIAFVGVLLVSQPWANTANHTGFDLKNSSLGVLSGFFAALALTSVRQLRKFYPTEKIAFSFILIGAIMPAISMLVGEFYAPKELDFIIAPFVMPSLKAWVFIIIMGVLGTIYQIHITKAYGVAKKAGIVAGVSYLDVVFSLIIGLFLGDNLPSFMVFMGIIGIIFGGLILVKRK, from the coding sequence ATGCTAAGAGTGATAAAACATAATTTAGGCGTGTATTTTATGGTGATAGCTTGCCTTGACTTTGCTTTAGTTGGAGCGTGCGCAAAAATCTTAAGCGAAGAACTGCCAAGCATAGAAATTATGTTTTTTCGCAATATTATAGGCGTTTTTTTTATGCTTTATATGATTAGCAAGCTTAAAATTCACAAAGAAGAGGGGCATTTTTGGCTTTTGGTGTTTCGTGGAGTTGTTGGCACGCTTTCTTTGTATCTGTTTTTTTATAATGTATCTCATATCTCTTTAGGTGGGGCGTTTGCCTTTCAAAAAACCTCGCCCATTTTCATCACACTTATCGCTTTTTTTGTCTTTAAAGAAAATATAGGCTTAAAGGGCGTTTTTGCCATACTTATCGCCTTTGTGGGCGTGTTGCTCGTATCTCAACCTTGGGCAAACACTGCTAATCATACTGGTTTTGATCTAAAAAATTCAAGTTTAGGCGTGCTTAGCGGGTTTTTTGCAGCCCTAGCACTGACTAGTGTAAGACAGCTTAGAAAATTTTATCCTACAGAAAAAATCGCCTTTTCTTTTATACTTATAGGCGCGATAATGCCTGCTATTTCTATGCTTGTAGGCGAATTTTACGCTCCAAAAGAGCTTGATTTTATCATCGCTCCTTTTGTGATGCCAAGCTTAAAAGCGTGGGTATTTATCATCATCATGGGCGTTTTAGGCACCATTTATCAAATTCATATCACCAAAGCGTATGGAGTGGCTAAAAAAGCTGGAATAGTGGCTGGAGTGAGTTATTTAGATGTTGTTTTTTCTTTAATCATAGGCTTATTTTTGGGTGATAATTTACCAAGTTTTATGGTTTTTATGGGTATAATAGGCATTATTTTTGGAGGACTTATTTTAGTAAAAAGGAAGTAA
- a CDS encoding inner membrane CreD family protein, protein MSNLQEYFEQNQKQKNLTTYSLKAFWLFLISFGLLVPLFFTDDILQERLSSAKKVQEEISDSWNGQEVFELTPLLSLHSDKADALAKTCCSSDEDKADVLTKTYSPDELEVFVNLQRQQRSKGLYKAFVGNAFVDVNASFILSKDEFKDYQAQRGTIQLDNSISYFSIDSLKAKNTKLEINGKLIDLKDLRNDGGIIGFDLNLQDQSDLQDKSVEFKVQMRFEFKTANQLDFFFGGVERHIIINSNHTSPSFEKFLPQSYSIDKNGFNANYDLKSSGQERVRIVLHDDSINEYRLIERSIKYAYFFIALTLLTLFLCELVSKKEILLIQYALVGASLVIFYLTLLSFSEHLGFLSAYCISSLCVILPISLYTLSVLGQRSFALLMCAVLLMLYICLLLMLYQSDFALLIGSIIAMFALYLAMYFTRNLNKAKE, encoded by the coding sequence ATGTCAAATTTGCAAGAGTATTTTGAGCAAAATCAAAAACAAAAAAACCTAACAACTTATAGTCTAAAGGCATTTTGGCTCTTTTTGATCTCTTTTGGCTTGCTTGTGCCTTTATTTTTTACTGATGATATTTTGCAAGAAAGATTAAGTTCAGCTAAAAAAGTGCAAGAGGAGATAAGTGATTCTTGGAATGGACAAGAAGTTTTTGAGCTTACTCCATTGCTTTCATTGCATTCTGATAAAGCAGATGCTTTGGCAAAAACTTGCTGCAGCTCTGATGAAGATAAAGCAGATGTTTTGACAAAAACTTACAGCCCTGATGAACTTGAAGTCTTTGTAAATTTGCAAAGGCAGCAAAGAAGCAAAGGACTTTATAAAGCCTTTGTTGGCAATGCTTTTGTGGATGTAAATGCAAGTTTTATCCTAAGCAAAGACGAGTTTAAAGACTATCAAGCTCAAAGAGGCACGATACAATTAGATAACTCTATATCTTATTTTTCGATCGATTCTTTAAAAGCTAAAAATACAAAGCTAGAAATCAATGGCAAGTTAATAGATTTAAAAGACTTAAGAAACGATGGAGGTATAATAGGTTTTGATTTAAATTTACAAGATCAAAGCGATCTGCAAGATAAAAGTGTAGAGTTTAAAGTGCAAATGAGGTTTGAGTTTAAAACTGCAAACCAGCTAGACTTCTTCTTTGGTGGCGTAGAAAGACATATCATCATAAACTCAAACCACACTTCACCAAGCTTTGAAAAGTTTTTACCACAAAGTTATAGTATCGATAAAAATGGTTTTAATGCTAATTATGATCTTAAATCAAGCGGACAAGAGCGTGTAAGGATTGTCTTACATGATGATAGCATTAATGAATACCGCTTGATTGAAAGAAGTATAAAATACGCTTATTTTTTCATCGCTTTAACGCTTTTGACTTTGTTTTTATGCGAGCTAGTATCTAAAAAAGAAATTCTTTTGATCCAATACGCTTTAGTTGGGGCATCTTTGGTGATCTTTTATCTTACGCTTTTATCTTTTAGCGAGCATTTGGGCTTTTTGAGTGCGTATTGTATCTCAAGCTTATGTGTGATTTTACCAATCAGCCTTTATACTTTAAGCGTGCTAGGGCAAAGAAGCTTTGCCCTGCTTATGTGTGCGGTGCTTTTAATGCTTTATATTTGCTTGCTTTTAATGCTGTATCAAAGTGATTTTGCCTTGCTTATAGGAAGTATTATCGCTATGTTTGCTCTATATCTTGCGATGTATTTTACAAGGAATTTAAATAAAGCAAAAGAATGA
- the der gene encoding ribosome biogenesis GTPase Der produces the protein MQKIILVGKPNVGKSSLFNKIIKKRLAITSDIAGTTRDTNKAECEILGKKALLIDSGGLDESNELFKAVQKNTLKRAQNADIILYLVDGKKLPDDEDKAFFYKLKKLNKPMALVINKVDNKKDEERAWEFVNFGLKEVFNISVAHSTGFDELYEWLASLLHEPFLQADEEENLEDFLEHFEQNQEGEFEFKNIDENHIKVGIVGRVNVGKSSLLNALVKSERSVVSEVAGTTIDPVNESLEYKGKIIEFVDTAGIRKRGKIAGLERFALNRTEKMLEQAQIALLVLDLNEGFNELDERIAGLISKHYLGVIIVLNKIDISEYEYDKVIKELKLDRFKFLAFAPIISISAKSGKRVGILLDKILEVFENFTQKIPTSKLNELIQNAIKAHPLPHDKGKLVKIYYAVQYDLAPPKIALVMNRPKALHFSYKRYLQNQIRKSFKLDGVPLILASRKKGEKDEA, from the coding sequence TTGCAAAAAATCATACTCGTAGGCAAACCAAATGTTGGTAAATCAAGCCTTTTTAATAAAATCATCAAAAAACGTCTAGCCATAACTAGTGATATAGCAGGCACGACAAGAGATACAAACAAGGCAGAGTGTGAAATTTTGGGTAAAAAAGCCTTGCTTATCGATAGTGGTGGGCTTGATGAGAGTAATGAGCTTTTCAAAGCTGTGCAAAAAAATACACTAAAAAGAGCTCAAAATGCTGATATTATCTTGTATTTAGTTGATGGTAAAAAGCTGCCTGATGATGAGGATAAAGCCTTTTTTTATAAGCTTAAAAAGCTAAATAAGCCTATGGCTTTGGTGATTAATAAAGTAGATAATAAAAAAGATGAAGAAAGAGCTTGGGAATTTGTAAATTTTGGGCTCAAAGAAGTTTTTAATATCTCTGTAGCTCACAGCACAGGCTTTGATGAGCTTTATGAATGGCTTGCTAGCTTGCTTCACGAGCCTTTTTTGCAAGCTGATGAGGAAGAAAATTTAGAGGATTTTTTAGAACATTTTGAGCAAAATCAAGAAGGAGAATTTGAGTTTAAAAACATCGATGAAAATCACATCAAAGTTGGTATAGTAGGACGCGTAAATGTCGGTAAATCAAGCCTTTTAAATGCTTTAGTTAAAAGCGAGCGAAGCGTAGTAAGTGAAGTGGCTGGAACCACCATCGATCCAGTGAATGAAAGCTTAGAATACAAGGGTAAAATCATAGAATTTGTAGATACTGCAGGCATTAGAAAAAGAGGGAAAATCGCTGGACTTGAACGCTTTGCCTTAAACAGAACTGAAAAAATGCTAGAACAAGCACAAATTGCTCTTTTAGTGCTTGATTTAAACGAGGGCTTTAATGAACTTGATGAACGCATAGCTGGGCTTATTAGTAAGCATTATCTAGGCGTTATCATCGTGCTTAATAAAATCGATATTAGCGAGTATGAATATGATAAAGTCATCAAAGAACTTAAGCTTGATCGCTTTAAATTCCTTGCCTTTGCACCAATTATTAGCATATCAGCCAAAAGTGGTAAAAGAGTGGGGATTTTGCTTGATAAAATCCTAGAAGTCTTTGAAAACTTCACTCAAAAAATCCCTACTTCAAAGCTAAACGAACTTATACAAAATGCGATAAAAGCTCACCCCTTACCGCATGATAAGGGAAAATTAGTTAAAATTTATTATGCAGTGCAGTATGACTTAGCCCCACCAAAAATAGCCCTTGTGATGAACCGCCCAAAAGCCTTGCATTTTAGTTATAAACGTTATTTGCAAAATCAAATCCGCAAAAGCTTTAAGTTAGACGGCGTGCCTTTAATCCTAGCCAGTCGTAAAAAAGGCGAAAAAGATGAAGCATAA
- a CDS encoding shikimate kinase gives MKHNIILIGFMGCGKSTIAKALAKKLNYKLLDTDAFIEQKNQAKIKELFETKGEDFFRNEEKALAQELHNFKNYVIATGGGFHKALLEDNNQYVVYLKAHFNYIKARLSKTSLEKRPLFKDEKKARALYKERLAEYESKANLIICTEHKSVLQIVTEIMKGYK, from the coding sequence ATGAAGCATAACATCATCTTAATCGGCTTTATGGGCTGTGGCAAAAGCACTATAGCTAAGGCTTTGGCTAAAAAGCTTAATTATAAACTTTTAGATACAGACGCCTTTATAGAGCAAAAAAATCAAGCGAAGATTAAAGAACTTTTTGAAACTAAGGGTGAGGACTTTTTTAGAAATGAAGAAAAAGCCCTAGCACAAGAATTACACAATTTCAAAAACTATGTCATCGCCACAGGTGGAGGCTTTCATAAGGCTTTACTTGAGGATAATAACCAATATGTGGTGTATTTAAAAGCTCATTTTAACTATATCAAAGCTCGTTTAAGCAAAACTAGCCTTGAAAAACGTCCCTTGTTTAAAGATGAAAAAAAAGCAAGAGCACTTTACAAAGAAAGGCTAGCAGAGTACGAAAGCAAGGCAAATTTAATCATTTGCACCGAACACAAAAGCGTTTTACAAATCGTTACAGAAATCATGAAAGGGTATAAATGA
- the trpS gene encoding tryptophan--tRNA ligase: MRILTGIQPSGNLHLGNYFGSIKAMLEAQDKEDMFIFIADYHAMTSVQDGTKLYENKLKAAAAFLALGIDENKCTFWLQSDVKEVLELYWILSQFTPMGLLERAHSFKDKIAKGLNASHGLFSYPVLMAADILLFEPKLVPVGKDQVQHLEITRDIALKFNNEFGEVFSLPEALTDEVLAVVPGTDGAKMSKSYKNTIDLFAEEKTLKKQISAIITDSTSLEEPKDWQTCNVFALAKLFLDEAGQNELKARYERGGEGYGHFKLYLNELVLEYFKEAREKFQKLINDEKKLKEILEFGAKKAGKIAKEKMQTIYAKIGL, translated from the coding sequence ATGAGAATTTTAACAGGAATTCAGCCAAGTGGAAATTTGCATTTGGGAAATTATTTTGGCTCGATTAAAGCCATGCTTGAGGCTCAAGATAAGGAGGATATGTTTATTTTCATCGCTGATTATCATGCAATGACAAGCGTGCAAGATGGCACAAAGCTTTATGAAAACAAACTTAAGGCTGCTGCGGCTTTTCTTGCGCTTGGTATAGATGAGAACAAATGCACTTTTTGGCTGCAAAGTGATGTTAAAGAGGTTTTAGAGCTTTACTGGATACTTTCTCAATTTACGCCTATGGGACTACTTGAACGCGCTCATAGCTTTAAAGACAAGATAGCAAAGGGCTTAAATGCAAGTCATGGGCTTTTTTCTTATCCTGTTTTAATGGCAGCTGATATTTTGCTTTTTGAACCAAAACTCGTACCAGTAGGAAAAGATCAAGTCCAACACCTTGAAATCACACGCGATATAGCCTTGAAATTTAACAATGAATTTGGCGAGGTTTTTAGCTTGCCTGAAGCCTTAACTGATGAGGTTTTAGCTGTGGTGCCCGGAACTGATGGGGCTAAGATGAGTAAAAGCTATAAAAATACTATCGATCTTTTTGCTGAAGAAAAAACCCTTAAGAAACAAATTTCAGCTATCATTACAGATAGCACCTCCCTAGAAGAGCCAAAAGACTGGCAAACTTGCAATGTCTTTGCCTTAGCTAAGCTTTTTTTAGATGAAGCTGGGCAAAATGAGCTTAAAGCAAGGTATGAACGAGGGGGCGAAGGCTATGGGCATTTTAAGCTGTATTTAAATGAACTTGTGCTTGAGTATTTCAAGGAAGCAAGAGAGAAATTTCAAAAACTTATCAATGATGAAAAAAAACTTAAGGAAATTTTAGAATTTGGAGCAAAAAAAGCAGGTAAAATCGCCAAAGAAAAAATGCAAACAATTTATGCTAAAATAGGACTTTAG
- the serS gene encoding serine--tRNA ligase, which produces MLDLKTLEKDFENIALKLENKGVSKQVLGELKELFKELKKQREDLENLQAFQNKFSKELANTENKEELKAKLSQNKAKISTQNEKVKELETSLEELAFSVPNIPDESVAIGKDENENIELKKVLEPRKFDFEPKEHFELGEKLDWLDFTRGVKLAGSRFCVLKNEAALLNRALINYMIDFNRSRGFELVNVPFLANANTMFGTGQLPKFKDDMYKIEDEDLYLISTSEIALTNLFNDEILKAEDLPIKMTAYSACFRKEAGSAGRDTRGMIRQHQFEKVELVSITKPSESEAVFNEMLECASDLLKSLGLAHRHMLLCTGDLGFSAAKTIDLEVWLPGQNKYREISSVSNCKDFQARRAKIRFKNEVGKNELVHTLNGSSLAVGRTLIAIMENYQEKDGKISVPDVLRKYL; this is translated from the coding sequence ATGCTAGATTTAAAAACTTTAGAAAAAGATTTTGAAAATATAGCTTTAAAGCTTGAAAACAAAGGTGTTTCAAAGCAAGTTTTAGGCGAGCTTAAAGAGCTTTTTAAAGAGCTTAAAAAACAAAGAGAAGACTTAGAAAATTTACAAGCCTTTCAAAATAAATTCTCAAAAGAGCTTGCAAATACTGAAAATAAAGAAGAATTAAAAGCAAAGTTAAGCCAAAACAAAGCTAAGATAAGCACACAAAATGAAAAGGTAAAAGAGCTTGAAACAAGCCTTGAAGAACTAGCCTTTAGCGTGCCAAATATCCCTGATGAAAGCGTTGCTATAGGCAAAGATGAGAATGAAAATATCGAGCTTAAAAAGGTGCTTGAGCCAAGAAAATTTGACTTTGAGCCAAAAGAGCATTTTGAGTTGGGTGAAAAGCTTGATTGGCTTGATTTTACAAGGGGAGTAAAGCTGGCTGGTAGCCGTTTTTGCGTGCTTAAAAATGAAGCTGCCTTGCTTAATAGGGCTTTGATAAATTATATGATAGATTTTAACCGCTCAAGGGGCTTTGAGCTGGTAAATGTGCCCTTTTTAGCTAATGCAAATACCATGTTTGGCACCGGACAATTACCTAAATTTAAAGATGATATGTATAAGATAGAAGATGAGGATTTATATCTTATCTCAACGAGCGAGATTGCACTGACAAACCTTTTTAATGATGAAATTTTAAAGGCTGAGGATTTACCTATCAAAATGACAGCTTATAGTGCTTGCTTTCGTAAAGAAGCAGGCTCTGCAGGACGTGATACAAGGGGCATGATAAGACAACACCAGTTTGAAAAAGTGGAGCTAGTAAGCATCACTAAGCCTAGTGAGAGCGAGGCGGTGTTTAATGAAATGCTTGAGTGCGCGAGTGATTTACTTAAAAGCTTAGGTTTAGCCCACCGCCATATGCTTCTTTGCACCGGTGATCTTGGCTTTAGTGCAGCAAAAACTATCGATCTTGAAGTATGGCTACCCGGACAAAATAAATACAGAGAAATTTCCTCAGTTTCAAACTGCAAGGACTTTCAAGCCAGAAGAGCAAAAATCCGCTTTAAAAATGAAGTTGGCAAAAATGAACTCGTGCATACGCTCAATGGCTCAAGCCTAGCAGTAGGACGAACCTTAATCGCCATCATGGAAAATTATCAAGAAAAAGATGGCAAGATCAGTGTGCCTGATGTTTTAAGAAAATACCTTTAA